NNNNNNNNNNNNNNNNNNNNNNNNNNNNNNNNNNNNNNNNNNNNNNNNNNNNNNNNNNNNNNNNNNNNNNNNNNNNNNNNNNNNNNNNNNNNNNNNNNNNNNNNNNNNNNNNNNNNNNNNNNNNNNNNNNNNNNNNNNNNNNNNNNNNNNNNNNNNNNNNNNNNNNNNNNNNNNNNNNNNNNNNNNNNNNNNNNNNNNNNNNNNNNNNNNNNNNNNNNNNNNNNNNNNNNNNNNNNNNNNNNNNNNNNNNNNNNNNNNNNNNNNNNNNNNNNNNNNNNNNNNNNNNNNNNNNNNNNNNNNNNNNNNNNNNNNNNNNNNNNNNNNNNNNNNNNNNNNNNNNNNNNNNNNNNNNNNNNNNNNNNNNNNNNNNNNNNNNNNNNNNNNNNNNNNNNNNNNNNNNNNNNNNNNNNNNNNNNNNNNNNNNNNNNNNNNNNNNNNNNNNNNNNNNNNNNNNNNNNNNNNNNNNNNNNNNNNNNNNNNNNNNNNNNNNNNNNNNNNNNNNNNNNNNNNNNNNNNNNNNNNNNNNNNNNNNNNNNNNNNNNNNNNNNNNNNNNNNNNNNNNNNNNNNNNNNNNNNNNNNNNNNNNNNNNNNNNNNNNNNNNNNNNNNNNNNNNNNNNNNNNNNNNNNNNNNNNNNNNNNNNNNNNNNNNNNNNNNNNNNNNNNNNNNNNNNNNNNNNNNNNNNNNNNNNNNNNNNNNNNNNNNNNNNNNNNNNNNNNNNNNNNNNNNNNNNNNNNNNNNNNNNNNNNNNNNNNNNNNNNNNNNNNNNNNNNNNNNNNNNNNNNNNNNNNNNNNNNNNNNNNNNNNNNNNNNNNNNNNNNNNNNNNNNNNNNNNNNNNNNNNNNNNNNNNNNNNNNNNNNNNNNNNNNNNNNNNNNNNNNNNNNNNNNNNNNNNNNNNNNNNNNNNNNNNNNNNNNNNNNNNNNNNNNNNNNNNNNNNNNNNNNNNNNNNNNNNNNNNNNNNNNNNNNNNNNNNNNNNNNNNNNNNNNNNNNNNNNNNNNNNNNNNNNNNNNNNNNNNNNNNNNNNNNNNNNNNNNNNNNNNNNNNNNNNNNNNNNNNNNNNNNNNNNNNNNNNNNNNNNNNNNNNNNNNNNNNNNNNNNNNNNNNNNNNNNNNNNNNNNNNNNNNNNNNNNNNNNNNNNNNNNNNNNNNNNNNNNNNNNNNNNNNNNNNNNNNNNNNNNNNNNNNNNNNNNNNNNNNNNNNNNNNNNNNNNNNNNNNAAAAAANNNNNNNNNNNNNNNNNNNNNNNNNNNNNNNNNNNNNNNNNNNNNNNNNNNNNNNNNNNNNNNNNNNNNNTTAGATAactgaatatatatctaaaatgacCTTAGggtacaaatgaataaaaatgctTACATATGTTTACATTCTATAAGATAGATGGATACTTTTGACAATCAAATTCCAAATTACTTTAAACCAGAAGGAagaatttacttcagttttgaaCATTGGATCTTATCACTTCACGAAGGGTGAATGTACCATTTCTCATTTATCCTCATGTCGATATGGGATTATGCTTTTGCCATTCAACCTAAATACAAGAacacaatgataaaacaaaactcACGTATCAACGGTTGGTGGCCACATAGCCAGGTGGTCAATGTGAACAGCATTACTGGGTTCTTGATTTAGGATGTTGAGCACATGGCCCAGGAGAGAGATCATGATGGAGAGGCAACTTGGCTCTCGGACATTTGATAAGAAATCGAGGAAGTCTGATCTGCTCATAATACCTATTTGAGAAGAATAAGATTTCCCGTAGAAtgtatacaagattttttttttttttgcaaagctgCTACGCTACTTTACTctgatgatttaaaaaatgctATTTGTATCTTTCATTATCTATAGAAGATCAACAGGCTAAGTCCTACTTTATTTTCTACAGTGTAAACAGTGCCTACAAAATTTTGAAACAAAGGCTGTGCTATTCACCTGTGTCATGATGACGCTCCATGGCAATAGACTGGCCAGAGCTGGATCGCTTATGTTGGATACTGCCTCCCATTATACCCACCACTGCAGCAGAAAGGAAAAGGTTTTCAGAACTTATTACCATATGACActacttataaaaataaatttctatcTGATCATGTAAACTGTATTCTGTATCTCATTAATTACTTGCTATACAAAGTATCCATGACATGaggatataaatgtaaatatgagtAAAAAAGGCAATGTCTTCTAAGCCTCAAATCCAGTCTAaataaagtgggaaaaaaaaaaggccagcaCAACATACCTACTTCCCACAAGTCATACCAAACCTTCTTGTTGGTATGTTTCTCCCTGAGAGCATGTGCTGTTGCTGCGAGGGGTCTGACAAGGGCCAAGAGAGGCAGATGTGAGGGAAGGGATGTTCCACCCAGTAAGCTAGTCCACTCTCCAGCATTGAGTAACAACAGGACACACCTTGGTAAGGAATATGGCTTTGTTAATCTGAAGATAACTTTCAAAAATGGTGAGAGGTATCTAAAGTATCATTATCTGTTCAATACATACATGTAAAGATATGCATAATTNNNNNNNNNNNNNNNNNNNNNNNNNNNNNNNNNNCAAAACCAAAATGAACCCTTTTCTGACAACAGGGTATCCTCATACCAGTTATTAACCCCAGTCCAGGGTGCAATACCATCACGACCAGTGTGACCCCCCAGACACTGCCTTGCCTCATTGGTAAGTTCTGCCATGATGGAGtctgaagaagaggaaataaaaaaatgtaaataaatactgCCACACTATCTGTGCTGTCTCTCAATTGCATGACAAATTAGTTTCAATttgggatatattttattttataatcactatGAAATGATTTTAGTGTTTGTGGTTTTAGTTATTTTCAAACTGAAATCCTCAAACTTCTTATTATTTGGAGTTCAACATGTATCAGTTGANNNNNNNNNNNNNNNNNNNNNNNNNNNNNNNNNNNNNNNNNNNNNNNNNNNNNNNNNNNNNNNCCAGAGACAGACATACTGTTCACACATGGGAGTTCATGTAAACAATGTTGTATTTTGGTCAAGAGAATCATCCACATAAGCAACTTGCACAGTCGAGGTGTTTCCCTCCCTTGCAGTTTTGTTGCATGGCTGTTTGCTTCCTCTAGAAGGTCCAAAGCACTTTGGAAACTCTGGAAAGTATAGAGAAGaaaaacgttaatgataatgcaTACAAATGATGTacaattgttttatttctgttctttatAAAATAAACTAAATGCTAATTCAATAAACCAAAAGAATGACTTAATGTCAAGAGAAATATCCAGTAAACTGTCACTGCCTGCTCATCATTAGACAAGATTTTCTACTACTCNNNNNNNNNNNNNNNNNNNNNNNNNNNNNNNNNNNNNNNNNNNNNNNNNNNNNNNNNNNTTGGAAAACGAGGCCATTCATACCTTAGCTTGATTAAGTTCTACAGCCTTGGCAATGTAGATATACACAAGGTCTCTTGGTGGACTGGCTGGCAATTTCatcagtgtgttatatatagggaTTGGCATCTCCCACTGTNNNNNNNNNNNNNNNNNNNNNNNNNNNNNNNNNNNNNNNNNNNNNNNNNNNNNNNNNNNNNNNNNNNNNNNNNTTAGTCCCAGTTGAACTCTAAGTAGAGGTAAAATGTATGTCTCAGTATAAAATATCACTATCATAAATCAAAGTATCAATCCGTTTTAGTTAATATTGGTccataatcagtaataatgacaaccgAGTATACTCAAGTAATATCAGGTTTAAACTCCTTAAATATTTGAAATGTTCAAATCATTCTAAACTGAACAGCCTCTTACCTTTGTGTTCAGTTCTGTAATTTCCTTTTTGGGGATATCAGGTCTGGCTGGCAAGGCTGTTTTATACTGCATAACAGAATCCTTCAGAAGGTCTGGTTTGTATGAATGGATCAAATCCCATATGAGGTCATTCAATTCACCTGAACCTGTTGAGCATCAAtaaagtattatttattttaatacattatcttaattccACTATAAGTCATGATCGAGATGAAAATTTACTGTTCATGGAAATAATATTTTACCAAAATGTTCTAATTTCAGTATAGCTTACAGTTGCACTCCAATTTATTTGTATCTGATATCAATGAAAAATACtactttttctttgatttcctttCCTACATTATGGCAGTTTTATACCAAACAAGAACAATGCATGACAGCTAAaccagttatataataatattacttatttaAGAACTCTATCAAAAATGGAGAAATTTTAAAGtatctaataaaataatgagcCCATTTACCCAGCATTTCCACATCAGAAGACTTCTTCATTGACTTGATTCTTGATTCCACATATTGTGGCCACATCTCTGTTAGCTCATCCTGCTGGAAGAGGCTTTTCACTGGGTTGCAAGTCATGATGGCAGGCACCAACACCTCACTAATGTTTGGTCTGAGGTTTACTGAAAACAGGAACATGCGCACTCTTTCCCTCTGGGTGGTGTCTAACTGGTTCATTTTAGCAGCAAGAGTCtgagggaaattttgaaaaaggtgCTTACCTTAGCTGAATTTTACTTACAGGAATCCTAAGATCTAGTTTCTTCCAGAGATAGAATGTCTGGCTAAAATAAAGCAGGAGCTGAGTTTGTACAGAATAACAGTTAGGATTATAGTAACTTGTAATATTAGCCTATTTCTGGGTCAACTTATTATTCTAATATGCAATGGTAAGCAtgcatcaataaataataaacaatattattgttatgatacaaaaaaatatattcagacAAATGGTAGTAGTGTCCACtcataaatcttaaaaaaatattatgaatacatgACAGTATATCAAGAATCTATACTGTTTCAGGCAAATTTAGCTCATTAGAGCAACAAATAGTGAACTACATCATTATAATGTAATTCTCCTGTaactattaaatataaatatacatcacttCAAAactgagaataataattatcagtaaaaAGTAGTTGCATGTAAGTATTTCCAAAATGATAGACCTACCTGAATGAGGAACTGCACTCCTGGCTTACCAGCCTGAGCGAGAGCAATTGGGTAATTGCTCTGCCACACTTCTCCTTCAAACACATTGCGTATAGTGTTTAGAGTCTGGACCTGcccagaaaaaattaagaaactttTTCAGATACTATTTTCATGAGATAAGCATTTGGTACAgtaagtgtttttattatttagtgaaagttaccaaaaaatttattacaaaatttatttcttttttattacttatgaTGACAAAAGGTGTTGAGGAaatgtatatacactcataccTAATCTTAATGGACAAAAGAGGGGATATATCAATCTGATATTGCCAATCCTTAGTTACTGACATCAAGTCTGTATTGGCTAATATCAATCACATTATTACAGAAAGGGCAATAATACAATACTGTACTTTCAATCAAGCACACTATCCAATCCAACAATGTAAAATAACTGTAGGTCNNNNNNNNNNNNNNNNNNNNNNNNNNttttttttttgtcatctcatGTGCCTGATTTGCAAATGTAACACTCTAAATTTCTGATTAACTCAAGCTTTTGTGCTTCTATTGAATTCACCATCTTACAACAAGATTTTAGAAAATGAAAAGTCCTAAAAAATTAAACTCACTGACACCTAGAAAAAAGGGGTTAACTATGTTGCTATAAGCTACATGTGGTAACACTAATGTAAACAAAGTAAATAGCCCCGCCAAGTAGCAGTCAGCTCGTGAAGTAGTGGCTCATATCCTTGTGTTTCCACAACTCCATCTGCAGCACATGGGACTCACACACTGAGTTGACTGGTCTAGGTTTTGTCCATTACTTCCGATATCTATTAAAGGAAGGATCCATAAAGCAGAGGTATGAGTGTATGTTTATCTTCATGTTTCTATggcattttaaatttgtataccTGCAAAAGAAGCCCACTTGGTAATTTCTCAGGCCTGGTTTGAAGATCCAACTCCAGATTTTTACGCAGATATGAAGGAATTTCAAAGGCTAAGTTGTCATCTGACAAAACTCCGACTAAACCCTGGGTTNNNNNNNNNNNNNNNNNNNNNNNNNNNNNNNNNNNNNATCATGCTAcaattattattctgtatatgCACCTATAAAATATTTCAAACAGTATATCTGCTTCAAGTTCATTCAGTTATTTAATTgtgtatatcaataaaatataacattatatttagaATTAGCTTTCATACAAACATACCTGATATCTGTTACTAAGTGCATGTGAAAATCTATCATAGAGTGATCTTTTCTCAACTGGTGTTGTTCGGCCACAGAGAGAAGCACAGCTGTTATAATAACCTCTGAGCTTACTTTCATTCACTTGGCAATACTCTGGATTAGAACCCAACTCTGGCAGGAGTTTGAGAGCCTCTGAGAAGTGAGAATACGCATCCTCATATCTCTCCTGCAGGAAGTGGTATGCTCCAAGGTCATAATGAATCTGCAAGGAAAGTACTACATGATACAAgctattataacagaaataaaagcagTGACTAATATATTCCAGAGTTCAGAAGGATATAACCTATGACTAGTATATCTAAAAGACCTATTTAAGATAAAATCTGTTGCAACCCTATCACGAAACCTTACAATGGGAACTGAGATTAATATAGTCAGGAGATATCAATTCACTGATACAATATTTAAAAAGCAATTCCATATTCACCTGGCACTTAAACTGCTCATCAGCAACAGACTGGCATCGATCCCAGGCATGACTCACTGtggttgtctggtgtgtgtgaaCTGCGAAGGAAGCCATCACTGGAGCTCTAACCTGGAATTAAAATGTTCACTGTGTACATATAATGCTATAACTCATTTCTCAAAGCATTCATACTTTGAACATGAGCTAAAGAAATAAATCTCTATCTCAAACCTTTTCCACATGTCTATCAAATTCCCTAAATCCTTCACCCAAAATctacaaataaatatgaaatgcCTCAATCTATTACAGAAGACTAATCATTTTCTTATAACACACTTATANNNNNNNNNNNNNNNNNNNNNNNNNNNNNNNNNNNNNNNNNNNNNNNNNNNNNNNNNNNNNNNN
This Penaeus monodon isolate SGIC_2016 chromosome 19, NSTDA_Pmon_1, whole genome shotgun sequence DNA region includes the following protein-coding sequences:
- the LOC119585106 gene encoding integrator complex subunit 8-like isoform X3: MATDTVAWFEFLLNPTLLESHLNQNNPEPSAIGLIIQFIYNAIKRSDGSNNEVETIDVATQESNKKKNALSVLALKTGAHLRWNLETYEQKLPLHMQDALLNALLHETLEELSSPSSHGTLDTGPLLPYQLFSVALYHRYALRALVRAKLPAKPIKVSNVPIPGQQDPTQESREVQEGILSMLDRGAEVSIRILEQLLGAGEVRAPVMASFAVHTHQTTTVSHAWDRCQSVADEQFKCQIHYDLGAYHFLQERYEDAYSHFSEALKLLPELGSNPEYCQVNESKLRGYYNSCASLCGRTTPVEKRSLYDRFSHALSNRYQGLVGVLSDDNLAFEIPSYLRKNLELDLQTRPEKLPSGLLLQVQTLNTIRNVFEGEVWQSNYPIALAQAGKPGVQFLIQTLAAKMNQLDTTQRERVRMFLFSVNLRPNISEVLVPAIMTCNPVKSLFQQDELTEMWPQYVESRIKSMKKSSDVEMLGSGELNDLIWDLIHSYKPDLLKDSVMQYKTALPARPDIPKKEITELNTKWEMPIPIYNTLMKLPASPPRDLVYIYIAKAVELNQAKSFQSALDLLEEANSHATKLQGRETPRLCKLLMWMILLTKIQHCLHELPCVNNSIMAELTNEARQCLGGHTGRDGIAPWTGVNNWCVLLLLNAGEWTSLLGGTSLPSHLPLLALVRPLAATAHALREKHTNKKVWYDLWEVVVGIMGGSIQHKRSSSGQSIAMERHHDTGIMSRSDFLDFLSNVREPSCLSIMISLLGHVLNILNQEPSNAVHIDHLAMWPPTVDTVVSMQCIRDTLAWTVEHATRLYPSGTHTNAALCTSWHLSRADLAYMNDQYHNALASYLTAVFVATDFLRNDNGVVQTVLTDGIIRRMIRCCMNLNCYTQAAILCQFLENIDYSTALRCLQERNSVDAMDAYYCCLWDVSLIEFIINMHQKRGEIQRRDKAMKMMSLLEVNSNNNDEIQREAAKVRKHRFLRSMAKQYL
- the LOC119585106 gene encoding integrator complex subunit 8-like isoform X2, whose protein sequence is MPLAGDRMATDTVAWFEFLLNPTLLESHLNQNNPEPSAIGLIIQFIYNAIKRSDGSNNEVETIDVATQESNKKKNALSVLALKTGAHLRWNLETYEQKLPLHMQDALLNALLHETLEELSSPSSHGTLDTGPLLPYQLFSVALYHRYALRALVRAKLPAKPIKVSNVPIPGQQDPTQESREVQEGILSMLDRGAEVSIRILEQLLGAGEVRAPVMASFAVHTHQTTTVSHAWDRCQSVADEQFKCQIHYDLGAYHFLQERYEDAYSHFSEALKLLPELGSNPEYCQVNESKLRGYYNSCASLCGRTTPVEKRSLYDRFSHALSNRYQGLVGVLSDDNLAFEIPSYLRKNLELDLQTRPEKLPSGLLLQVQTLNTIRNVFEGEVWQSNYPIALAQAGKPGVQFLIQTLAAKMNQLDTTQRERVRMFLFSVNLRPNISEVLVPAIMTCNPVKSLFQQDELTEMWPQYVESRIKSMKKSSDVEMLGSGELNDLIWDLIHSYKPDLLKDSVMQYKTALPARPDIPKKEITELNTKWEMPIPIYNTLMKLPASPPRDLVYIYIAKAVELNQAKSFQSALDLLEEANSHATKLQGRETPRLCKLLMWMILLTKIQHCLHELPCVNNSIMAELTNEARQCLGGHTGRDGIAPWTGVNNWCVLLLLNAGEWTSLLGGTSLPSHLPLLALVRPLAATAHALREKHTNKKVWYDLWEVVVGIMGGSIQHKRSSSGQSIAMERHHDTGIMSRSDFLDFLSNVREPSCLSIMISLLGHVLNILNQEPSNAVHIDHLAMWPPTVDTVVSMQCIRDTLAWTVEHATRLYPSGTHTNAALCTSWHLSRADLAYMNDQYHNALASYLTAVFVATDFLRNDNGVVQTVLTDGIIRRMIRCCMNLNCYTQAAILCQFLENIDYSTALRCLQERNSVDAMDAYYCCLWDVSLIEFIINMHQKRGEIQRRDKAMKMMSLLEVNSNNNDEIQREAAKVRKHRFLRSMAKQYL
- the LOC119585106 gene encoding integrator complex subunit 8-like isoform X1; amino-acid sequence: MVSYMPLAGDRMATDTVAWFEFLLNPTLLESHLNQNNPEPSAIGLIIQFIYNAIKRSDGSNNEVETIDVATQESNKKKNALSVLALKTGAHLRWNLETYEQKLPLHMQDALLNALLHETLEELSSPSSHGTLDTGPLLPYQLFSVALYHRYALRALVRAKLPAKPIKVSNVPIPGQQDPTQESREVQEGILSMLDRGAEVSIRILEQLLGAGEVRAPVMASFAVHTHQTTTVSHAWDRCQSVADEQFKCQIHYDLGAYHFLQERYEDAYSHFSEALKLLPELGSNPEYCQVNESKLRGYYNSCASLCGRTTPVEKRSLYDRFSHALSNRYQGLVGVLSDDNLAFEIPSYLRKNLELDLQTRPEKLPSGLLLQVQTLNTIRNVFEGEVWQSNYPIALAQAGKPGVQFLIQTLAAKMNQLDTTQRERVRMFLFSVNLRPNISEVLVPAIMTCNPVKSLFQQDELTEMWPQYVESRIKSMKKSSDVEMLGSGELNDLIWDLIHSYKPDLLKDSVMQYKTALPARPDIPKKEITELNTKWEMPIPIYNTLMKLPASPPRDLVYIYIAKAVELNQAKSFQSALDLLEEANSHATKLQGRETPRLCKLLMWMILLTKIQHCLHELPCVNNSIMAELTNEARQCLGGHTGRDGIAPWTGVNNWCVLLLLNAGEWTSLLGGTSLPSHLPLLALVRPLAATAHALREKHTNKKVWYDLWEVVVGIMGGSIQHKRSSSGQSIAMERHHDTGIMSRSDFLDFLSNVREPSCLSIMISLLGHVLNILNQEPSNAVHIDHLAMWPPTVDTVVSMQCIRDTLAWTVEHATRLYPSGTHTNAALCTSWHLSRADLAYMNDQYHNALASYLTAVFVATDFLRNDNGVVQTVLTDGIIRRMIRCCMNLNCYTQAAILCQFLENIDYSTALRCLQERNSVDAMDAYYCCLWDVSLIEFIINMHQKRGEIQRRDKAMKMMSLLEVNSNNNDEIQREAAKVRKHRFLRSMAKQYL